From one Streptomyces sp. ICC1 genomic stretch:
- a CDS encoding SchA/CurD-like domain-containing protein, whose product MAFAAITYDIEPGYEKELTAIFQDFKRVRSSQVRDESGQQAGTLLATAVFLREDTLVRVIEYTGELDAVARHMATQPGVRDFEAKIKPYLSRPRETDTPEGFVATFQRSLLTTVVQFSSRDGVPAGA is encoded by the coding sequence ATGGCATTCGCGGCGATCACGTACGACATCGAGCCGGGCTACGAGAAGGAGCTCACGGCGATCTTCCAGGACTTCAAGCGGGTGAGGAGCAGCCAGGTCAGGGACGAGTCGGGGCAGCAGGCCGGCACGCTGCTGGCGACGGCGGTCTTCCTCCGCGAGGACACGCTGGTGCGCGTCATCGAGTACACGGGCGAGCTGGACGCGGTCGCCCGCCACATGGCGACGCAGCCCGGCGTGCGCGATTTCGAGGCCAAGATCAAGCCGTACCTGAGCCGCCCGAGGGAGACGGACACGCCGGAGGGCTTCGTGGCGACCTTCCAGCGCAGCCTGCTGACCACGGTGGTGCAGTTCTCGAGCCGCGACGGGGTCCCGGCAGGGGCGTAG
- a CDS encoding FAD-dependent oxidoreductase, whose amino-acid sequence MGKEPEELTDVLIVGGGITGLSCALFLRHHGVRAVLVERHASTSIHPRAWGWYPRTLEAFRSAGAEEAVLEAAAGYAGHRRQATVESLRGKELKAVMLPEPGDLSSLTPSRQISLGQDRMEPLVREAADRAGADLRFGTELVSFDRPEGPGGPVVATLKDRATDEVRQLRARWLVAADGARSPVREALGIGRTGRGTLQHQVSILFRADLEGPLDGRRFSICQIENEELSGAVLGHDDTLGRGTLILQYHPEEGATPDDFTTEESVRLVRSAIGDPTADVEIIGVLPWELAALSAERFRDGSAFLIGDSAHVIPPIGGYGANTGVHDAHNLAWKLAAVLRGEAGEGLLDTYDAERRPVAEATIAQAQLRLMVRSGRATEEQRKATVEVLAVMLGHSYPSVAPEAGLPQFREPEKLSGEPGTRAPHVPVLLRGGGEGGEDRNGSVLDVYGSSFVLLIGSDGTDWRAAAAEASERTGVRLVTAGFGTELEDLSERGWYERYAVTADGAVLVRPDGFVAWRSSGAPERAQDRAQAVAQALATAVVRAG is encoded by the coding sequence GTGGGCAAGGAGCCCGAGGAGCTGACGGACGTCCTGATCGTGGGCGGAGGGATCACCGGACTGAGCTGTGCGCTGTTCCTCCGGCACCACGGGGTGCGGGCCGTGCTGGTGGAACGGCACGCCTCGACCTCGATCCACCCCCGGGCCTGGGGGTGGTACCCGCGGACCCTGGAGGCGTTCAGGTCCGCGGGCGCCGAGGAGGCGGTGCTGGAGGCCGCCGCGGGGTACGCGGGGCACCGGCGCCAGGCGACCGTGGAGTCGCTGCGGGGCAAGGAGCTGAAGGCGGTGATGCTGCCGGAGCCCGGCGACCTGAGCTCCCTGACCCCGTCCCGGCAGATCTCGCTGGGCCAGGACCGCATGGAGCCGCTGGTGCGCGAGGCGGCGGACCGGGCCGGCGCGGATCTGCGCTTCGGGACCGAGCTGGTCTCCTTCGACCGGCCCGAGGGGCCCGGGGGGCCGGTCGTCGCGACGCTGAAGGACCGCGCGACGGACGAGGTGCGCCAGCTGCGGGCCCGTTGGCTGGTGGCCGCGGACGGCGCGCGCAGCCCGGTCCGCGAGGCGCTGGGGATCGGGCGCACCGGCCGCGGCACCCTCCAGCACCAGGTGAGCATCCTGTTCCGCGCCGACCTCGAAGGACCGCTGGACGGACGCCGGTTCTCCATCTGCCAGATCGAGAACGAGGAGCTGAGCGGGGCCGTCCTGGGCCACGACGACACCCTCGGACGCGGCACCCTGATCCTCCAGTACCACCCGGAGGAGGGGGCGACGCCGGACGATTTCACCACCGAGGAGAGCGTGCGGCTGGTCCGTTCCGCGATCGGCGACCCGACGGCCGACGTCGAGATCATCGGCGTGCTGCCCTGGGAGCTGGCGGCCCTGTCGGCCGAACGGTTCAGGGACGGCTCCGCGTTCCTGATCGGGGACTCCGCGCACGTCATCCCGCCGATCGGCGGCTACGGCGCCAACACCGGTGTCCACGACGCGCACAACCTGGCGTGGAAGCTGGCGGCGGTGCTGCGCGGCGAGGCCGGCGAGGGCCTGCTGGACACGTACGACGCCGAGCGCCGGCCCGTCGCGGAGGCGACGATCGCGCAGGCGCAGCTCCGGCTGATGGTGCGCTCCGGGCGGGCGACGGAGGAGCAGCGCAAGGCCACCGTGGAGGTGCTGGCGGTGATGCTCGGACACTCCTATCCGTCGGTGGCGCCCGAGGCGGGTCTGCCGCAGTTCCGGGAGCCGGAGAAGCTGAGCGGTGAGCCCGGCACCCGGGCCCCGCACGTGCCGGTGCTGTTGCGCGGGGGCGGCGAGGGGGGCGAGGACCGCAACGGTTCGGTGCTGGACGTGTACGGCTCCTCGTTCGTCCTGCTCATCGGATCGGACGGCACCGACTGGCGGGCGGCCGCCGCGGAGGCTTCGGAGCGGACCGGGGTGCGGCTGGTCACGGCCGGCTTCGGCACGGAGCTGGAGGACCTCTCCGAGCGCGGCTGGTACGAGCGGTACGCGGTGACGGCGGACGGGGCGGTGCTGGTGCGCCCCGACGGGTTCGTGGCCTGGCGCTCGTCCGGCGCCCCCGAGCGGGCGCAGGACCGCGCGCAGGCCGTGGCGCAGGCGCTGGCGACCGCGGTGGTGCGGGCCGGCTGA
- a CDS encoding MFS transporter, giving the protein MTGPPTGANSAVPRSSWLALGAVLLAGFLHTFDMTVVSIAAPSIQDGLGASDSAVQWMLAGYSLAFALVLVTAGRLGDSYGRRPLVLWGIVAFTAASALCAAAPGTGTLIAARVVQGFSAALLAPQIAPVIMLLFPKERRGPAFGVQAAVIAAATCGGPVAGGLLAHADLFGLGWRAVFLVNLPIGALALVLAARWLPVERAAKGAQLDLAGVAVATAGLLLLLVPLVQGREIGWPLWLIPLFVAGAVLLGLLAPLQRRAQRAGRTPLLAPELFRGRAFPAGAAVNFLVMGAVASFFLVFVVHLQDGLGFSAKEAGFTLLPFALSAAVASGASVPLTGKLGRPMLEAGALLLASGTGVLLWLTVTRGTELRPLHILPGLVLCGVGMGLLSPPLYNITLSAMSRGGIGSASGVFSTFGQVGSATGVALVGTVFYGIAGGAGYSQAAIAWALAGQLVMYVLALALLRFALPRPRAAEPDLAAGESSQRPAEPKESALR; this is encoded by the coding sequence GTGACCGGACCCCCGACAGGCGCGAACAGCGCTGTGCCGCGCAGCTCCTGGCTCGCGCTCGGCGCGGTGCTGCTCGCAGGATTCCTGCACACCTTCGACATGACCGTGGTCAGCATCGCGGCGCCCTCCATCCAGGACGGGCTCGGCGCCTCGGACTCGGCCGTGCAGTGGATGCTCGCCGGATACAGCCTGGCCTTCGCGCTCGTGCTGGTCACCGCGGGCCGGCTCGGCGACTCCTACGGGCGGCGGCCGCTGGTGCTGTGGGGGATCGTCGCCTTCACCGCGGCCTCCGCGCTGTGCGCGGCGGCCCCGGGCACCGGCACGCTCATCGCGGCCCGTGTGGTGCAGGGGTTCTCGGCGGCGCTCCTCGCCCCGCAGATCGCCCCGGTGATCATGCTGCTGTTCCCGAAGGAGCGGCGCGGCCCGGCCTTCGGGGTGCAGGCCGCCGTCATCGCGGCGGCGACCTGTGGCGGTCCCGTGGCGGGCGGACTCCTCGCGCACGCGGACCTGTTCGGCCTCGGCTGGCGCGCGGTGTTCCTCGTCAACCTGCCCATCGGCGCGCTCGCGCTGGTGCTCGCGGCGCGCTGGCTGCCCGTGGAGCGGGCGGCGAAGGGGGCGCAGCTGGATCTGGCGGGAGTGGCGGTGGCCACCGCCGGTCTGCTGCTGCTGCTGGTCCCGCTGGTGCAGGGGCGTGAGATCGGCTGGCCGCTGTGGCTGATCCCGCTGTTCGTCGCGGGCGCGGTGCTGCTGGGGCTGCTGGCGCCGTTGCAGCGGCGGGCGCAGCGGGCCGGGCGGACGCCGCTGCTCGCGCCCGAGCTGTTCCGGGGGCGGGCGTTCCCGGCCGGTGCGGCGGTGAACTTCCTGGTGATGGGCGCGGTCGCGTCCTTCTTCCTGGTGTTCGTGGTGCACCTGCAGGACGGGCTCGGCTTCAGCGCGAAGGAGGCGGGCTTCACGCTGCTGCCGTTCGCGCTGTCCGCGGCCGTCGCCTCCGGGGCCTCGGTCCCGCTGACCGGGAAACTGGGCCGGCCCATGCTGGAGGCCGGCGCGCTGCTGCTGGCCTCGGGCACGGGGGTGCTGCTCTGGCTGACCGTCACCCGGGGCACGGAGCTGCGCCCGCTGCACATCCTGCCGGGCCTCGTCCTGTGCGGCGTGGGCATGGGCCTGCTGAGCCCTCCGCTGTACAACATCACCCTGTCCGCGATGTCCCGCGGCGGGATCGGCTCGGCGAGCGGGGTGTTCTCCACGTTCGGCCAGGTCGGCAGCGCCACCGGGGTCGCGCTCGTGGGCACGGTCTTCTACGGGATCGCGGGCGGGGCCGGGTACTCGCAGGCCGCGATCGCCTGGGCGCTGGCCGGCCAGTTGGTCATGTACGTCCTGGCCCTGGCCCTCCTGCGGTTCGCGCTCCCCCGCCCCCGCGCGGCCGAGCCGGACCTGGCCGCGGGCGAGTCCTCGCAGCGCCCCGCGGAGCCGAAGGAGAGCGCCTTGCGGTAG
- a CDS encoding asparagine synthase-related protein, translating into MSGLVGWIDFDRDLRRHRPVATALASTLAQRGPDGEAVWVGQHAALGARLLTVDGVKDEQPYVVRAGEHEIVSVVTGWPTGTGAIRAELATAGVTLPADTGPAALVAYAYREWGADFLARLNGSWAVAIWDGRTEEVVLSRDHLGGQPLYWTRTATGVVFGSERKVLLAHPEVDPVVDAAGLREAVSQALPHGGIFSGFDRIGAAEIARYGRGGWQRGKFWGISTQPHTDDYDTTVAKVREILTRSVEDNLTDDPSQLLVMLSGGIDSSAVAGLAADSLSRAGKGALRTFTIGFQRSDFQADVMRSTHDTPFAEEVAGHIGANHTLVELDTGDILDPIVRLGMLKSKDFPTRQYDMDTAQYLTVQRAAQEGCKVVFAGYGGDKYFQGATWYTHKDLVLSGTFPWVALAQKHGAANGFGTGLFNQEALAALDFQTYYKDVYATAVSEVEYLPEEDEWQRHMRRVAYLMNTRFGIDAGSYSAAGLQLRTPINHPELVQYAYNIPNEMHNRRGIEKGILRAAVADLMPESVLDRHRSASPVSNHPDYPAGLQRAIKAVLADPQAPVRQIMDVEAAAAIASSLERLTKDRMARADIEMMLQLNNWLDHYRVRLAL; encoded by the coding sequence GTGTCCGGTCTCGTTGGCTGGATCGACTTCGACAGGGACCTGCGCAGGCACCGGCCGGTTGCCACGGCGCTTGCCTCCACGCTGGCGCAGCGCGGCCCGGACGGCGAGGCGGTGTGGGTCGGGCAGCACGCCGCGCTCGGCGCCCGCCTGCTCACCGTGGACGGCGTGAAGGACGAGCAGCCGTACGTCGTGCGCGCGGGCGAGCATGAGATCGTCTCCGTCGTCACGGGCTGGCCGACCGGCACCGGGGCGATCCGCGCGGAGCTGGCCACGGCCGGCGTCACGCTGCCCGCCGACACCGGCCCCGCCGCCCTGGTGGCGTACGCCTACCGGGAGTGGGGCGCGGACTTCCTGGCGCGCCTGAACGGCTCCTGGGCGGTGGCGATCTGGGACGGCCGCACCGAGGAAGTGGTCCTCTCCCGCGACCACCTCGGCGGCCAGCCGCTGTACTGGACCCGCACCGCCACCGGCGTGGTGTTCGGCTCCGAGCGCAAGGTGCTCCTGGCCCACCCCGAGGTGGACCCGGTCGTCGACGCGGCCGGTCTGCGCGAGGCGGTCTCCCAGGCCCTGCCGCACGGCGGCATCTTCTCCGGCTTCGACCGGATCGGCGCCGCCGAGATCGCCCGCTACGGGCGCGGCGGCTGGCAGCGCGGCAAGTTCTGGGGCATCAGCACCCAGCCGCACACCGACGACTACGACACCACGGTCGCCAAGGTCCGCGAGATCCTCACGCGCAGCGTCGAGGACAACCTCACCGACGACCCCTCGCAGCTGCTGGTGATGCTCTCCGGCGGCATCGACTCCTCCGCCGTCGCCGGCCTCGCGGCCGATTCGCTGTCCCGCGCCGGCAAGGGCGCGCTGCGCACCTTCACCATCGGCTTCCAGCGCAGCGACTTCCAGGCCGATGTCATGCGCAGCACGCACGACACCCCGTTCGCCGAGGAGGTCGCCGGCCACATCGGCGCGAACCACACCCTCGTCGAGCTCGACACCGGCGACATCCTCGACCCGATCGTCCGGCTGGGCATGCTGAAGTCGAAGGACTTCCCGACCCGCCAGTACGACATGGACACCGCCCAGTACCTGACGGTGCAGCGCGCCGCGCAGGAGGGCTGCAAGGTCGTCTTCGCCGGCTACGGCGGCGACAAGTACTTCCAGGGCGCCACCTGGTACACGCACAAGGACCTCGTGCTGTCCGGCACCTTCCCGTGGGTCGCGCTCGCCCAGAAGCACGGCGCCGCCAACGGCTTCGGCACCGGGCTGTTCAACCAGGAGGCGCTGGCCGCGCTCGACTTCCAGACGTACTACAAGGACGTCTACGCGACCGCCGTCTCCGAGGTCGAGTACCTGCCGGAAGAGGACGAGTGGCAGCGCCACATGCGGCGCGTGGCCTACCTCATGAACACCCGGTTCGGCATCGACGCGGGCTCGTACTCCGCCGCCGGCCTCCAGCTCCGCACGCCGATCAACCACCCCGAGCTGGTGCAGTACGCGTACAACATCCCCAACGAGATGCACAACCGCCGCGGCATCGAGAAGGGCATCCTGCGGGCGGCCGTCGCCGACCTGATGCCCGAGTCGGTCCTCGACCGGCACCGCAGCGCGTCCCCGGTCTCCAACCACCCCGACTACCCCGCCGGGCTCCAGCGCGCGATCAAGGCGGTGCTCGCCGACCCGCAGGCGCCGGTGCGCCAGATCATGGACGTCGAGGCGGCCGCCGCGATCGCGTCCAGCCTGGAGCGGCTCACCAAGGACCGGATGGCCCGCGCGGACATCGAGATGATGCTCCAGCTCAACAACTGGCTGGACCACTACCGGGTGAGGCTGGCGCTGTGA
- a CDS encoding multicopper oxidase family protein, giving the protein MTPLSRRGFLGAVGVTSTGLALPFVIGRDNSDGKNGEAANLKSAAAAAIPAHFTLPFKTPQVIQPTSSVGTTDYFDVRAYATTAEILPGVQTPIFSYNGTFPGPTFSVRKGRTAVVRTKNDLPVPIVTHLHGGKTPAESDGYPTDFILPTAGWAAKTGGSGHHAAAGMAMEGTTANGNRDYTYPNAQRASTLWYHDHRMDFTGPQVWRGLAGFYIVRDDEEEALPLPKGARDLPVMIMDRAFNADGSLSYPSIDPTLKTTPGVTGSAHNGMTGDVMLVNGVPWPKLDVQGARYRLRLLNGSNSRRYRVKLSPEPSGSDSFTLIGSDGGLLDKPQQMDSIYMVPGERFDVIVDFAKYAPGTKVTLKNSLGESGTDEIMQFVVGAKITDTTSVPATLSTIQRLDPTKAVRTRSFQLARDSQNVYKINGFPFSTDRSWADVKRGDIEIWEFTSTTHHPIHLHLSPFQVWKRGSSTTVQPEDVGWKDTARMQPNEKLSVLVRFDDYTGKFVFHCHNLEHEDMAMMANFNVT; this is encoded by the coding sequence ATGACTCCTCTCTCACGACGCGGGTTCCTGGGCGCCGTCGGCGTCACCTCCACCGGACTTGCGCTCCCCTTCGTCATCGGCCGGGACAACTCGGACGGCAAGAACGGCGAGGCAGCGAACCTCAAGTCCGCGGCGGCGGCGGCGATACCCGCCCACTTCACCCTGCCGTTCAAGACGCCCCAGGTGATCCAGCCGACCTCGTCGGTCGGCACCACCGACTACTTCGACGTCCGGGCGTACGCCACCACCGCGGAGATCCTTCCCGGTGTGCAGACGCCGATCTTCAGCTACAACGGAACCTTCCCGGGGCCGACCTTCAGCGTCCGCAAGGGCCGTACCGCCGTGGTGCGGACCAAGAACGACCTGCCGGTGCCCATCGTCACCCACCTGCACGGCGGGAAGACGCCCGCCGAGAGCGACGGCTATCCGACCGACTTCATCCTGCCCACCGCGGGCTGGGCCGCGAAGACGGGCGGCAGCGGCCACCACGCGGCGGCCGGCATGGCGATGGAGGGCACGACCGCCAACGGCAACCGGGACTACACGTACCCGAACGCCCAGCGGGCCTCCACCCTCTGGTACCACGACCACCGGATGGACTTCACGGGACCGCAGGTCTGGCGCGGCCTGGCCGGCTTCTACATAGTCCGGGACGACGAGGAGGAGGCGCTGCCGCTGCCCAAGGGCGCCCGCGACCTCCCCGTCATGATCATGGACAGGGCGTTCAACGCGGACGGCTCGCTGTCCTACCCGTCCATCGACCCGACGCTCAAGACCACCCCGGGCGTCACCGGCTCCGCGCACAACGGCATGACCGGCGACGTCATGCTCGTCAACGGCGTGCCGTGGCCGAAGCTGGACGTCCAGGGCGCCCGGTACCGGCTGCGGCTGCTCAACGGCTCCAACTCCCGCCGCTACCGCGTCAAGCTGAGCCCGGAGCCCTCCGGCTCCGACTCGTTCACCCTGATCGGCAGCGACGGCGGTCTGCTCGACAAGCCGCAGCAGATGGACTCGATCTACATGGTCCCCGGCGAGCGCTTCGACGTGATCGTCGACTTCGCCAAGTACGCGCCGGGCACCAAGGTCACCCTGAAGAACAGCCTGGGCGAGAGCGGTACCGACGAGATCATGCAGTTCGTCGTCGGCGCCAAGATCACCGACACCACGAGCGTCCCCGCGACGCTCTCCACCATCCAGCGGCTCGACCCGACGAAGGCCGTGCGCACCCGGTCCTTCCAGCTCGCCCGTGACTCCCAGAACGTCTACAAGATCAACGGTTTCCCGTTCAGCACCGACCGCAGCTGGGCCGATGTGAAGCGCGGGGACATCGAGATCTGGGAGTTCACCTCCACCACGCACCACCCGATCCACCTGCACCTGTCGCCCTTCCAGGTCTGGAAGCGCGGAAGCTCGACCACGGTCCAGCCGGAGGACGTCGGCTGGAAGGACACGGCACGGATGCAGCCGAACGAGAAGCTCAGCGTCCTCGTCCGCTTCGACGACTACACCGGCAAGTTCGTCTTCCACTGTCACAACCTCGAACACGAGGACATGGCGATGATGGCCAACTTCAACGTGACCTAG
- the asnB gene encoding asparagine synthase (glutamine-hydrolyzing) — translation MSGIAGWIDYERDLRRERPTLVAMTAALAQRGPLGERLWVSETAAIGTRWSDVAGNGAPDQPWVFEEDGRTVVTAAVTGVLLEPELLRAELGVTGPSTDAELAGRAYLRWGERFAEHLDGAFAVVVWDARTAELVVARDRMGNQQLFYYRHGSGVLFGTERKAILAHPGVEPVIDADGLRELFSYAGTAGHGILKGFHQVPAAHVLRLGSKGETSYRYWQLTAEEHPHDQAQTIAHIRKLLSDSVRRNLGAGAVPGVLLSGGIDSSAVTALAHEALAERGEGPVRTFTVSFGDAGEFKEDEIWGSPDAPFVQSVVRHLGAEHTDLVLDTADIIDPAVRAAVLRAKDVPSPLGNMNTSLYLLTGAVREHVGAVLSGEIADAVFGGFAWVHNKELVEAPTLPWVAMARFGGGRHGLGGDLLDPALLETLDLNGYCGDAYAASMAEVPRLEGEEGQTLRMREITYFHLTRWLETLLSHDESLGAASDLGTRMPFCDWRLVQYAYNVPWALKSFDGREKSLLRASVADLLPEDVINRAKSPYPVTQDPAYGHALCEGMAALLADPAAPAAPLANAAGIKALIEDPSVLDSGMRAWVARANVEMLLGLNDWLRSYGVRVEL, via the coding sequence GTGTCCGGAATAGCAGGATGGATCGACTACGAGCGCGACCTGCGGCGGGAACGGCCGACCCTGGTCGCCATGACCGCGGCCCTCGCCCAGCGCGGCCCGCTCGGGGAGCGCCTCTGGGTGTCCGAGACCGCCGCGATCGGCACCCGCTGGTCCGACGTCGCCGGAAACGGCGCCCCGGACCAGCCCTGGGTGTTCGAAGAAGACGGACGCACGGTGGTCACCGCCGCCGTCACCGGCGTTTTGCTGGAGCCCGAGCTGCTGCGGGCCGAGCTCGGCGTGACCGGGCCCTCGACCGACGCGGAGCTCGCCGGCCGCGCGTACCTGCGATGGGGCGAGCGTTTCGCCGAGCACCTCGACGGCGCCTTCGCCGTCGTCGTGTGGGACGCGCGCACCGCCGAACTGGTGGTGGCCCGCGACCGCATGGGCAACCAGCAGCTGTTCTACTACCGCCACGGCAGCGGCGTGCTGTTCGGCACCGAGCGCAAGGCGATCCTCGCGCACCCCGGAGTCGAGCCGGTCATCGACGCCGACGGCCTGCGCGAGCTGTTCTCGTACGCGGGCACCGCCGGCCACGGCATCCTCAAGGGCTTCCACCAGGTTCCGGCCGCCCACGTGCTGCGCCTGGGCAGCAAGGGCGAGACCTCGTACCGCTACTGGCAGCTCACCGCCGAAGAGCACCCGCACGACCAGGCGCAGACCATCGCCCACATCCGCAAGCTGCTGTCCGACTCGGTCCGCCGCAACCTCGGCGCGGGCGCCGTCCCCGGCGTCCTGCTCTCCGGCGGCATCGACTCCAGCGCGGTCACCGCGCTCGCCCACGAGGCGCTCGCCGAGCGCGGCGAGGGCCCGGTCCGCACCTTCACGGTCTCCTTCGGCGACGCCGGGGAGTTCAAGGAGGACGAGATCTGGGGCAGCCCCGACGCGCCGTTCGTCCAGTCCGTCGTCCGCCACCTCGGCGCCGAGCACACCGACCTGGTGCTCGACACCGCGGACATCATCGACCCGGCCGTCCGGGCCGCCGTCCTGCGCGCCAAGGACGTGCCGAGCCCGCTCGGCAACATGAACACCTCGCTGTACCTGCTCACCGGCGCCGTCCGCGAGCACGTCGGCGCGGTGCTCTCCGGCGAGATCGCCGACGCCGTCTTCGGCGGCTTCGCCTGGGTCCACAACAAGGAACTCGTCGAAGCGCCGACCCTCCCGTGGGTGGCCATGGCCCGCTTCGGCGGCGGCAGGCACGGCCTCGGCGGCGACCTCCTGGACCCGGCCCTGCTGGAGACGCTCGACCTCAACGGCTACTGCGGCGACGCCTACGCCGCCAGCATGGCCGAGGTCCCGCGCCTCGAAGGCGAGGAGGGCCAGACCCTGCGGATGCGGGAGATCACCTACTTCCACCTCACCCGCTGGCTGGAGACCCTGCTCAGCCACGACGAGTCCCTCGGCGCCGCCTCCGATCTCGGCACCCGGATGCCGTTCTGCGACTGGCGGCTGGTGCAGTACGCGTACAACGTGCCGTGGGCGCTCAAGAGCTTCGACGGCCGCGAGAAGTCCCTGCTGCGCGCCTCCGTCGCCGACCTGCTCCCGGAAGACGTCATCAACCGCGCCAAGAGCCCCTACCCGGTCACCCAGGACCCGGCCTACGGCCACGCCCTGTGCGAGGGCATGGCGGCGCTGCTCGCCGACCCGGCCGCGCCGGCCGCACCGCTCGCCAACGCCGCGGGCATCAAGGCCCTCATCGAGGACCCGTCCGTGCTCGACAGCGGCATGCGCGCCTGGGTCGCCCGCGCCAACGTCGAGATGCTGCTCGGCCTCAACGACTGGCTGCGCAGCTACGGCGTACGGGTGGAGCTCTGA
- a CDS encoding Xaa-Pro peptidase family protein, with the protein MTSRSERLARHMDEAGLDVLVATSAENVLYLTGISSVGGQNHPYSSRALAVVTRERPDAPYYASSRSDVDQFLDATTALSGVVGYGTFFRELPDGIELTDRETRFKEVGHDAEPPPNALAALVGILTGAGLAKARIGIDENAAPLGFLDRLAEELPGSTVRPAGALLQQVRKVKTESELLRIAESAAASEAGIRAAVAIAAEGVTERDMVREFETAVARAGGRPRFTLIKFGREAVLGQTRPSDAPLRRGESIWFDVGCTHRGYWSDIARTFSFGEPSARLVSVYAAMLAGEQAALEGAKPGMTGGELFDLTVDAVRAAGVPHYRRQHVGHGIGVEIYEPVLITPGNTDVIEEGTVVNSETPYYEFGLGGVHVEDPFVVDSGGNRLLTTLDRSLTVIE; encoded by the coding sequence GTGACCTCGCGCTCGGAACGCCTCGCCCGCCACATGGACGAGGCCGGGCTCGACGTGCTCGTCGCGACGTCCGCCGAGAACGTGCTGTACCTGACCGGGATCTCCAGCGTCGGCGGCCAGAACCACCCGTACAGCAGCAGGGCGCTCGCCGTGGTGACGCGCGAGCGCCCGGACGCGCCGTACTACGCCAGCTCGCGCAGCGACGTGGACCAGTTCCTCGACGCGACGACCGCCCTCAGCGGGGTCGTCGGCTACGGCACCTTCTTCCGGGAACTGCCGGACGGCATCGAACTCACCGACCGGGAAACGCGGTTCAAGGAGGTCGGGCACGACGCCGAACCGCCGCCGAACGCCCTGGCCGCCCTCGTGGGCATCCTCACCGGGGCGGGCCTGGCCAAGGCCCGGATCGGGATCGACGAGAACGCCGCGCCGCTCGGCTTCCTCGACCGGCTCGCCGAGGAGCTGCCGGGCAGCACGGTCCGCCCGGCCGGCGCCCTGCTCCAGCAGGTGCGCAAGGTCAAGACCGAGTCCGAGCTGCTGCGGATCGCCGAATCCGCGGCGGCCTCGGAGGCGGGCATCCGGGCGGCCGTCGCCATCGCCGCGGAGGGCGTCACCGAGCGGGATATGGTCAGGGAGTTCGAGACGGCGGTGGCCCGTGCGGGCGGCCGCCCCCGCTTCACCCTGATCAAGTTCGGCAGGGAGGCCGTCCTGGGCCAGACCCGACCGTCCGATGCCCCGCTGCGCCGGGGCGAGTCCATCTGGTTCGACGTCGGCTGCACGCACCGCGGCTACTGGTCCGACATCGCGCGCACCTTCAGCTTCGGCGAGCCCTCGGCGCGGCTGGTCTCCGTCTACGCGGCCATGCTGGCCGGAGAGCAGGCGGCCCTGGAGGGCGCCAAGCCCGGGATGACCGGCGGGGAGCTGTTCGACCTCACCGTCGACGCCGTCCGCGCGGCCGGGGTGCCGCACTACCGCAGGCAGCACGTCGGGCACGGCATCGGCGTGGAGATCTACGAACCCGTCCTCATCACGCCCGGCAACACGGACGTGATCGAGGAGGGAACCGTCGTCAACTCCGAGACGCCCTACTACGAGTTCGGCCTCGGCGGAGTCCACGTAGAGGACCCCTTCGTCGTCGACTCGGGCGGCAACCGGCTCCTGACCACGCTGGACCGCTCTCTCACCGTCATCGAATAG